In Candidatus Dormiibacterota bacterium, one DNA window encodes the following:
- the uppS gene encoding polyprenyl diphosphate synthase has translation MLQSKQMLQAPIPLEIPRHVALIMDGNRRWARAHRLPVVEGYRRGVTALRAAVRGALATGVERITVYGFSTENWGRSPHEVELIMSLCAACAQSEKPGLSKQGVRVEVIGDLDAFAFPARAAVRDLVRATQHNSRLTLTLALNYSGRAEIVRAVQAIARNVAAGTLAPDDIDEQLLSAHMYAPHAPDPDLLIRTGGDFRVSNFLLYQLAYTELLTLPLMWPDFTEEHFAEAIAEFTQRQRRFGG, from the coding sequence GTGCTACAAAGTAAGCAAATGTTGCAGGCGCCGATCCCGCTGGAAATCCCTCGCCATGTCGCCCTGATTATGGACGGCAACCGGCGTTGGGCACGCGCTCACCGGCTACCTGTGGTAGAAGGCTACCGGCGCGGGGTTACGGCGCTGCGGGCGGCCGTTCGCGGAGCGCTTGCTACCGGCGTGGAGCGCATCACCGTCTATGGATTCTCCACCGAAAACTGGGGGCGTTCCCCGCACGAGGTGGAGCTGATCATGTCGCTCTGCGCCGCGTGCGCCCAGAGCGAGAAACCGGGCCTTTCGAAGCAGGGCGTACGCGTCGAAGTGATCGGCGATTTGGACGCCTTCGCGTTTCCGGCACGCGCGGCCGTGCGCGATCTCGTTCGCGCGACGCAGCACAACTCGCGCTTGACGCTCACCCTCGCACTCAATTACAGCGGCCGCGCGGAGATCGTTCGTGCGGTGCAGGCGATCGCGCGCAACGTCGCCGCCGGGACGCTCGCTCCGGACGACATCGACGAGCAGCTCTTGAGCGCGCACATGTACGCACCCCACGCACCCGATCCGGATCTCCTGATTCGCACCGGCGGCGATTTTCGCGTCTCGAATTTTCTGCTCTACCAACTCGCGTACACCGAGCTTCTCACGCTTCCGCTTATGTGGCCGGATTTCACCGAAGAGCATTTCGCCGAAGCGATTGCCGAATTTACGCAGCGCCAGCGGCGTTTCGGCGGGTAG
- a CDS encoding serine hydrolase domain-containing protein — protein sequence MLAFAFALAMATGALPHPAAARVDLIVRSVMHDRGIEGLSVGVVLGDRSAVRAYGYTDRSHAARVRPRTLFAIGSLSKGMLAAAARSLNAAGRIRMDMRVDEIDPSYSAASDVTLAMLLEQRSGIPDYAQMPTFDRFSREPQSPRELVARVSALPLLFQPGTQTAYSNTNYLLAGMALQEAVGLPLAAIEREAVFGPLGMHATRTWQPFVFEAGRAWGNVAPGSPTLTFGAADLESNAPDLDLWMGALLTHRFSTGAIGFWNGTLFGDRVTAQSGYVNGFSAYMLLLPRRHAGVVLLCNADRIDLGPLAQSVMAAALNLPD from the coding sequence GTGCTCGCCTTCGCGTTCGCGCTGGCCATGGCGACCGGCGCGCTCCCCCATCCGGCCGCGGCCCGGGTCGATCTCATCGTGCGCAGCGTCATGCACGACCGCGGCATCGAGGGGCTCTCCGTCGGCGTCGTCCTCGGCGACCGCAGCGCAGTTCGTGCGTACGGATATACCGACCGGTCGCACGCCGCACGCGTCCGTCCGCGCACGCTCTTCGCCATCGGTTCCCTCTCGAAAGGCATGCTTGCGGCAGCGGCTCGCAGCCTGAACGCCGCCGGTCGCATCCGCATGGACATGCGCGTGGACGAGATCGATCCGTCCTATTCCGCCGCGAGCGACGTCACGTTAGCGATGCTGCTGGAGCAACGCAGCGGCATACCGGACTACGCGCAGATGCCCACGTTCGATCGCTTTTCGCGCGAACCGCAAAGCCCCCGAGAACTCGTCGCGCGCGTTTCCGCCCTGCCGCTGCTTTTCCAGCCCGGCACGCAAACCGCATACAGCAACACCAACTACCTTCTGGCCGGAATGGCGCTCCAGGAAGCCGTCGGATTACCACTCGCGGCAATCGAGCGCGAGGCGGTCTTCGGCCCGCTCGGGATGCACGCAACCCGCACGTGGCAGCCGTTCGTTTTCGAAGCCGGTCGCGCGTGGGGAAACGTCGCGCCCGGTTCGCCGACCCTCACGTTCGGTGCCGCCGATCTCGAGTCGAACGCGCCCGATCTCGATCTCTGGATGGGCGCGCTCTTAACGCACCGCTTCTCGACCGGAGCGATCGGTTTTTGGAACGGTACGCTTTTCGGCGACCGCGTGACCGCGCAGAGCGGATACGTCAACGGCTTTTCAGCATACATGTTGTTGCTGCCGCGCCGGCACGCCGGCGTCGTGCTGCTCTGCAACGCCGACCGCATCGACTTGGGGCCGCTCGCTCAAAGCGTCATGGCCGCGGCCTTGAATCTCCCCGACTAA
- a CDS encoding pyridoxal-dependent decarboxylase — protein sequence MLDPKDWTAFRALSHAALDDALDYLEGIRERPAWQEVPADVRARLASAMPQEGAPLESIYREFVRDILPYHSGNIHPRFFGWVQGSGTPTGVIAEMLAATMNPNVGGRNHGAVYVERAVIAWFLRLFGFPEGASGVMTVGTSASNVIAILVARTRALGIGVRESGLTDEPRLVGYASSATHGCVRRAFEVAGLGSAALRVLPTDSQHRLDPSAVASAIARDRAEGMQPFMIVGNAGTVDVGAIDPLVELADLAEREGLWFHVDGAFGATAILAPTIAPRLAGIERADSIAFDFHKWLQAPYDAGCLLVRDGEIHRATFASSPSYLTRMPRGLASGQPWFTDYTLDLSRGFRALKVWFTIKEHGANGLGAAIEQNVRQAKLLGGMIDADERFELLAPVQLNIVCFRYRKPGLDEAALDALNDDLVIALQESGIAVTSSTTIGHRRAIRVCIVNHRTQDEDLTILLDALRTLANVAN from the coding sequence GTGCTCGACCCGAAGGACTGGACGGCGTTCAGAGCGCTCTCGCACGCCGCCCTCGATGACGCCCTCGACTACCTCGAAGGCATTCGCGAGCGCCCCGCCTGGCAAGAGGTGCCCGCCGACGTGCGGGCGCGCCTCGCATCCGCCATGCCGCAGGAAGGCGCACCGCTCGAATCGATCTACCGCGAATTCGTACGCGACATTCTGCCCTATCATAGCGGCAATATCCATCCACGCTTCTTCGGGTGGGTTCAAGGGAGCGGCACGCCGACCGGCGTGATCGCCGAAATGCTCGCGGCGACGATGAACCCGAACGTCGGCGGACGCAATCACGGCGCCGTGTACGTCGAACGCGCCGTCATCGCTTGGTTCTTGCGTCTCTTCGGATTCCCCGAGGGAGCGAGCGGCGTGATGACCGTGGGCACGTCGGCTTCAAACGTGATCGCCATACTCGTCGCACGCACCCGCGCGCTCGGTATAGGCGTGCGGGAAAGCGGCCTCACCGACGAGCCCCGGCTCGTCGGCTACGCATCCTCCGCAACGCACGGATGCGTTCGGCGCGCCTTTGAAGTCGCCGGGCTCGGGAGCGCCGCGCTGCGCGTCCTGCCCACCGATTCGCAGCATCGGCTCGACCCCTCCGCGGTTGCGAGCGCGATCGCTCGAGATCGCGCGGAGGGTATGCAACCGTTCATGATCGTCGGCAATGCCGGCACGGTGGACGTGGGAGCGATCGATCCGCTCGTGGAGTTGGCCGATCTTGCCGAACGCGAAGGGCTCTGGTTCCACGTCGACGGCGCGTTCGGCGCGACCGCAATCTTGGCGCCGACGATCGCCCCACGCCTCGCCGGCATCGAACGCGCCGATTCCATCGCCTTCGATTTTCACAAGTGGCTCCAAGCTCCATACGACGCCGGGTGCCTGTTGGTACGCGATGGCGAGATCCACCGCGCGACGTTCGCTTCGTCGCCTTCCTACCTCACGCGCATGCCGCGGGGCCTCGCGAGCGGCCAGCCGTGGTTTACCGATTACACGCTCGATCTTTCGCGCGGATTTCGCGCGCTCAAGGTTTGGTTTACCATCAAAGAGCACGGTGCCAACGGCCTCGGTGCCGCGATCGAACAGAACGTGCGCCAAGCCAAGCTCTTGGGTGGAATGATCGATGCGGACGAGCGCTTCGAGTTGCTCGCACCCGTGCAACTCAACATCGTCTGCTTTCGCTATCGCAAGCCGGGCCTGGACGAAGCGGCGCTCGACGCGCTCAACGACGACCTCGTGATCGCGCTGCAAGAAAGCGGCATCGCCGTCACGTCGTCAACGACCATCGGGCACCGCCGGGCGATCCGCGTCTGCATCGTCAATCACCGCACGCAAGACGAAGATCTTACCATCCTTCTGGACGCACTGCGAACGCTCGCGAACGTCGCGAATTAG
- the gltX gene encoding glutamate--tRNA ligase → MKVRTRIAPSPTGDPHVGTAYVGLVNYCFAKHHGGEFLLRIEDTDQVRSTPQSERAILDALHWLGLQWDEGPDVGGPHGPYRQSERSAIYQKHVDELLAAGHAFKCFCTSVRLDEMRVAQRAAGKPPRYDGLCLSYDAAETARREANGEPYVVRLKVPETGVCTFDDLRRGKIEIEWQSIDMQVLMKSDGLPTYHLANVVDDHLMEITHVIRGEEWVSSAPKHLLLYSYFGWQPPSIMHLPLLRNPDKSKLSKRKNPTGILFYKSMGYLPEALANFLGLLANSAHDGQDEILSLEQMVERFSLDHVPLGGPVFDVQKLDWLNGRYVRERLDPAAFVARVRDWAFSPERIERIAQLAQPRIERLSDLGLLLAFLFAGRLPLEAGDLRGGKLDDEAVRQAYQLALFELDAMPDWGIAGIERALKRVAEALGRKFRDVARPFYVAITGSPTSIPLYDAMDLLGRDMVRERLRSALEVLGVPSAKEQTEWKKLLDAVSQGESA, encoded by the coding sequence TTGAAAGTTCGCACGCGTATCGCGCCATCGCCGACCGGCGACCCGCATGTGGGCACGGCTTACGTCGGCCTGGTCAATTACTGTTTCGCCAAACATCACGGCGGCGAATTTCTGCTGCGAATCGAGGATACCGACCAGGTGCGCAGCACGCCGCAGAGCGAGCGGGCGATTCTCGACGCGCTGCATTGGCTCGGGCTGCAGTGGGACGAGGGCCCCGATGTCGGCGGCCCGCACGGCCCATATCGGCAGAGCGAGCGATCGGCCATCTACCAGAAGCATGTGGACGAACTGCTCGCAGCGGGGCACGCGTTCAAGTGCTTCTGCACCTCCGTTCGTCTGGACGAGATGCGCGTCGCACAACGCGCCGCCGGGAAGCCGCCTCGCTACGACGGCCTCTGCTTGAGCTACGACGCCGCCGAAACGGCGCGCAGGGAGGCGAACGGCGAGCCCTACGTCGTGCGTCTGAAGGTGCCGGAAACCGGCGTCTGCACGTTTGACGATTTGCGCCGCGGCAAGATCGAAATCGAATGGCAGAGCATCGACATGCAAGTGTTGATGAAGTCGGACGGGCTGCCGACGTATCACCTCGCCAACGTGGTCGACGACCATCTCATGGAGATCACGCACGTCATTCGCGGCGAAGAGTGGGTCTCGAGCGCACCCAAACATCTGTTGCTGTACTCGTACTTCGGCTGGCAGCCGCCGTCGATCATGCATCTGCCGCTCTTGCGCAATCCCGATAAGAGCAAGCTCAGCAAACGTAAAAATCCCACCGGCATACTTTTTTACAAGAGCATGGGTTATCTGCCCGAGGCGCTGGCAAACTTTCTCGGATTGCTGGCCAATTCGGCGCACGACGGCCAAGATGAAATCCTGAGCCTCGAGCAGATGGTCGAACGCTTTTCGCTCGATCACGTCCCGCTCGGCGGGCCGGTTTTCGACGTGCAGAAGCTCGATTGGCTCAACGGGCGATACGTTCGCGAGCGGCTCGACCCCGCGGCGTTCGTCGCGCGCGTTCGCGATTGGGCTTTTTCTCCGGAGCGCATCGAACGGATCGCGCAACTCGCGCAACCGCGCATCGAGCGCCTCAGCGATCTGGGCCTTCTGTTGGCGTTTTTATTCGCCGGGCGCCTCCCGCTGGAAGCCGGCGATCTGCGCGGCGGCAAGCTGGACGACGAAGCGGTGCGTCAGGCCTATCAGCTTGCACTATTCGAACTGGATGCCATGCCGGATTGGGGCATCGCCGGCATAGAGCGGGCGCTCAAGCGCGTCGCCGAGGCGTTAGGCCGCAAGTTTCGCGACGTCGCGCGCCCGTTTTACGTGGCGATCACCGGCAGCCCGACGTCGATCCCGCTCTACGACGCGATGGACTTGCTGGGGCGCGATATGGTGCGCGAGCGCTTGCGAAGCGCTCTCGAAGTGCTCGGCGTCCCGAGTGCGAAAGAACAGACGGAGTGGAAGAAACTGCTCGACGCGGTATCGCAAGGGGAGAGCGCATGA
- a CDS encoding glycoside hydrolase family 125 protein — protein sequence MHRIAARLVAYAVPAALVLGLALGTRMPAAAQTLVVPLTGQRHRAIATDSLFHTLFADFYPQDDKTTYVHTGDIPAMWLRDSAEQALPYVRFLVAYPILRRRIAGVIERDARNIDKDVYANAFTARYGIWERKWEVDSPGWPMLLALVYWQHTADRSLFTPALHLALERIVFTYGCEEHHRVCNRYRWPHSVPTHERYDDATGLIWGAFRPSDDPVEYRFNIPQNAFAVVVLRVIARLATEGYADRGLARQADAVAARVQVGILRYGLVYDPQRNDWMYAYETDGDGRFNLMDDANMPNLTTLPAIGWCSAYDPTYLATRAFALSLDNPWFFTGKYGEGLGSPHTPYGYVWPLGIIGRALTATSSQEVAESITTLAETDSENGLIHESFYPGGYWRYTRAEFGWGNALYAELIFRSLAGFHSNQFVRDRTIVPFEVPSETPTLVPEITQIDNTAELMATLGRLLYLGRMRAGEVK from the coding sequence ATGCATCGAATCGCAGCGCGGCTGGTCGCGTACGCCGTGCCGGCCGCGCTCGTCCTGGGACTGGCGCTCGGTACGCGGATGCCGGCGGCAGCGCAAACGCTGGTCGTGCCGCTAACCGGGCAACGCCATCGCGCGATTGCGACCGATTCGCTCTTTCACACGCTGTTCGCCGATTTCTATCCCCAAGACGACAAGACGACCTACGTCCACACCGGCGATATTCCCGCGATGTGGCTGCGCGATTCGGCCGAACAAGCGCTGCCGTACGTTCGATTTCTGGTGGCATATCCGATTCTGCGAAGGCGCATCGCCGGCGTGATCGAGCGCGACGCACGGAACATCGACAAGGACGTGTATGCGAATGCCTTCACCGCGCGCTACGGGATTTGGGAGCGCAAATGGGAGGTCGACTCCCCGGGTTGGCCGATGCTACTGGCGCTGGTTTACTGGCAGCATACCGCCGATCGTTCGCTCTTCACACCGGCCCTGCATCTCGCGCTCGAGCGCATCGTCTTTACCTACGGTTGCGAAGAGCATCATCGCGTCTGCAACCGCTATCGCTGGCCCCATTCCGTGCCGACGCACGAGCGCTACGACGACGCTACCGGATTGATTTGGGGCGCGTTCCGGCCGTCCGACGACCCGGTCGAGTATCGTTTCAACATCCCGCAGAACGCATTCGCGGTCGTCGTTTTGCGCGTGATAGCGCGGCTTGCGACCGAAGGGTACGCGGATCGCGGGCTCGCGCGGCAAGCCGATGCCGTCGCCGCACGCGTGCAGGTGGGGATTCTCCGCTACGGTTTGGTCTACGACCCGCAACGCAACGACTGGATGTACGCCTACGAGACCGACGGTGACGGCCGGTTCAATCTGATGGACGACGCCAACATGCCGAACTTGACCACGCTACCGGCGATCGGCTGGTGCTCCGCCTACGATCCGACGTATCTTGCGACGCGCGCGTTCGCGTTGAGTCTGGATAATCCGTGGTTCTTCACCGGAAAGTATGGCGAAGGGCTGGGCAGCCCGCATACGCCCTACGGTTACGTCTGGCCGCTCGGGATTATCGGGCGCGCCCTCACCGCGACGTCGTCGCAAGAAGTCGCCGAAAGCATCACGACGCTCGCGGAGACCGATTCGGAGAACGGGCTCATTCACGAGAGCTTCTATCCCGGAGGATACTGGCGATATACGCGCGCCGAGTTCGGTTGGGGCAACGCCCTCTATGCCGAATTAATCTTTCGCTCGCTTGCCGGTTTTCATTCCAATCAGTTCGTGCGCGACCGTACGATCGTGCCGTTCGAGGTGCCGAGCGAAACGCCCACGCTCGTTCCGGAGATTACCCAGATCGACAACACCGCGGAATTGATGGCCACCTTAGGACGCTTGCTCTATTTGGGAAGAATGCGCGCCGGCGAAGTGAAGTGA
- the meaB gene encoding methylmalonyl Co-A mutase-associated GTPase MeaB: MSSLVGLDALLREFEERKMRALARAISWAESGRGAELIRQVYARAGRAMTIGLTGPPGVGKSTLSAAIVRKARSVGKTVGVISVDPSSPFSHGALLGDRIRLTEHFVDPDVFIRSMASRGHLGGVAGATADAVLLMDAFGIDVVLIETVGVGQSEIEIAELAQTTLVALQPGSGDSVQVLKAGIMEIADIFVVNKADHPMANQMRREIRSMMEMLHFTGWVPELVMTQALSGEGIDELWAAIAAHVAYLNETGEIEEKRREAFIHQVKQLALGELQHKLDRELERRADIGLDPYAAAERVLLEFGMHGHERYEHARPNRARATVKGL; the protein is encoded by the coding sequence TTGTCGAGCTTGGTTGGGTTGGACGCGCTGTTGCGCGAGTTTGAAGAGCGCAAGATGCGCGCGCTCGCACGAGCGATTTCGTGGGCGGAATCCGGCCGCGGAGCCGAGTTGATTCGCCAGGTGTACGCGCGCGCCGGCCGCGCGATGACGATCGGCCTCACCGGCCCGCCCGGTGTGGGCAAGTCCACGCTTTCGGCGGCGATCGTGCGCAAGGCGCGGTCGGTGGGTAAGACCGTCGGCGTGATCTCCGTCGACCCAAGCTCGCCCTTTTCGCACGGAGCGTTGCTCGGCGACCGGATCCGTCTTACCGAGCACTTCGTCGATCCCGACGTGTTCATTCGCTCGATGGCCAGCCGCGGGCACTTGGGCGGCGTGGCCGGAGCGACGGCCGATGCCGTGTTGCTCATGGATGCTTTCGGCATAGACGTCGTGTTGATCGAGACGGTCGGGGTGGGGCAGAGCGAGATCGAGATCGCGGAGCTGGCGCAAACGACGCTCGTCGCCCTCCAACCGGGCAGCGGCGATTCGGTGCAAGTGCTCAAAGCCGGCATCATGGAGATCGCCGACATCTTCGTCGTCAACAAGGCCGATCACCCGATGGCCAATCAGATGCGACGCGAGATCCGATCGATGATGGAGATGTTGCACTTCACGGGTTGGGTTCCGGAACTGGTAATGACGCAAGCGTTATCGGGAGAGGGGATCGACGAACTGTGGGCGGCGATTGCAGCGCACGTGGCCTACCTAAACGAAACGGGCGAAATAGAAGAAAAACGCCGCGAAGCCTTCATCCATCAAGTTAAACAGCTCGCACTCGGGGAACTGCAGCACAAGCTCGATCGCGAACTCGAGCGGCGCGCCGACATCGGGCTCGATCCCTACGCCGCCGCCGAACGCGTGTTGCTCGAGTTCGGTATGCACGGGCACGAACGCTACGAGCACGCGCGGCCGAACCGCGCCCGCGCCACCGTCAAAGGTCTATAA
- the glmU gene encoding bifunctional UDP-N-acetylglucosamine diphosphorylase/glucosamine-1-phosphate N-acetyltransferase GlmU — protein MKVRAIVLAAGKGTRMKSSTPKVLHELCGRPMLWYTLAALREAGIGDIVVVANEELEPHVAAFGVPTVLQREQLGTGHAVRVALEGIAPLAGGRIVIAYADMPLVPHDVYHALLAALDEERGTAMALVTASMPLPSNFGRVVREGAHVRRIVEARDANTAELAISEMNAGIYAFDEDAVRDAVGALRNENAQGEYYLTDVVEHFVKGGRPVRSMHAPDHEQVLGVNDRVELAQARRAMNERLCERHMREGVTILDPQTTYLEPELAIGRDTVVYPNTSIGRLSEIGEGCVVGPNARLSNVRLGRGVTVRESVVADSGIGDGSTVGPFAHIRDGAELGAGVRIGNFVEVKKSRLADGAKSSHLSYLGDATIGEGSNIGAGTITCNYDGKNKHATVIGKRVSIGSNTSIVAPRTIGDGAMTGAGSVVTKDVAPGERVAGNPAKPLPKR, from the coding sequence ATGAAGGTTCGGGCAATCGTCTTGGCCGCGGGCAAAGGCACGCGGATGAAAAGCTCGACGCCGAAAGTGCTCCACGAGCTCTGCGGGCGCCCGATGCTGTGGTATACGCTGGCCGCGTTGCGCGAGGCCGGAATCGGCGACATCGTCGTCGTCGCTAACGAGGAGCTCGAGCCGCACGTCGCCGCGTTCGGGGTACCGACGGTGCTGCAACGCGAGCAATTGGGCACCGGTCACGCCGTGCGCGTGGCGCTGGAAGGCATCGCGCCGCTCGCCGGAGGCCGGATCGTGATTGCGTACGCGGATATGCCGCTCGTACCGCACGACGTCTATCACGCGCTCCTCGCCGCGCTGGACGAAGAACGCGGCACCGCGATGGCGCTGGTCACCGCCTCGATGCCGCTGCCCTCGAATTTTGGGCGCGTCGTGCGTGAAGGCGCGCACGTGCGACGCATCGTCGAAGCACGCGACGCCAATACCGCCGAGCTGGCGATCTCTGAGATGAACGCGGGCATCTACGCTTTCGACGAAGATGCCGTGCGCGATGCCGTTGGGGCGTTGCGAAACGAGAACGCGCAAGGCGAATACTATCTTACCGATGTTGTGGAGCATTTCGTGAAGGGCGGCAGACCCGTTCGCTCGATGCACGCGCCGGATCACGAGCAGGTTCTCGGCGTCAACGATCGCGTCGAACTGGCGCAAGCGCGACGCGCGATGAACGAGCGCCTCTGCGAGCGGCACATGCGCGAAGGCGTCACGATTTTGGACCCGCAGACTACCTACCTCGAGCCGGAACTCGCGATCGGTCGCGATACGGTTGTCTATCCGAACACGTCGATCGGCCGCTTGAGCGAGATCGGCGAAGGCTGCGTCGTGGGCCCGAACGCGCGGCTTTCAAACGTTCGATTGGGCCGCGGAGTAACGGTTCGCGAAAGCGTCGTAGCCGATAGCGGCATCGGTGACGGTTCGACGGTCGGCCCTTTCGCGCACATTCGCGACGGAGCGGAGTTGGGAGCCGGCGTGCGCATCGGCAATTTCGTCGAGGTCAAGAAATCGAGATTGGCCGACGGCGCTAAATCGAGCCACCTCAGTTACCTCGGCGACGCGACCATCGGCGAGGGATCGAATATCGGCGCCGGCACGATCACCTGCAACTACGACGGCAAGAACAAACACGCGACGGTCATCGGCAAACGCGTATCGATCGGCTCCAATACGTCGATCGTGGCGCCGCGCACGATCGGCGACGGAGCCATGACGGGAGCCGGATCGGTCGTCACCAAGGATGTCGCGCCCGGCGAACGCGTCGCCGGAAATCCGGCAAAGCCCCTGCCCAAGCGCTAA
- a CDS encoding cobalamin B12-binding domain-containing protein, whose translation MADRPLRIIIAKAGLDGHDRGAKVIARALRDAGMEVIYTGLFQTPEQIVQTAIQEDADGIGLSILSGAHMTLFPLVIDQLKEQGAEDVVFFGGGTIPPEDAAELKQRGVQAVFTPGAPLQEIVDFVESQCGKRRELVG comes from the coding sequence ATGGCCGATCGACCACTGCGTATCATCATCGCCAAGGCTGGCCTCGACGGGCACGACCGCGGCGCCAAAGTCATCGCTCGCGCGTTACGCGACGCCGGGATGGAAGTGATCTACACCGGCCTATTCCAGACGCCCGAGCAAATCGTGCAGACCGCCATTCAAGAAGACGCCGACGGCATCGGGCTCTCGATTCTCTCCGGCGCGCACATGACGCTCTTTCCGTTGGTCATCGACCAGTTGAAAGAACAAGGCGCCGAGGACGTGGTCTTTTTCGGCGGCGGAACCATTCCGCCCGAAGACGCGGCAGAGCTCAAGCAGCGTGGCGTGCAAGCGGTCTTCACCCCGGGCGCTCCACTACAGGAGATCGTCGACTTCGTCGAATCCCAATGCGGAAAACGGCGCGAACTCGTCGGTTAG
- a CDS encoding methylmalonyl-CoA mutase family protein, producing MAKIIDRASGLGAPTTPEFEAQQQAWEVSASVGKPRVGPGSGATDRTISDVPLKAVYGPQDVAHLDLARDLAYPGQYPYTRGIHANGYRDRLWTMRQFAGFGNAKQTNERYHFLLSQGQMGLSVAFDMPTLMGYDSDAPQSRGEVGRCGVAIDSLADMEVLFDGIDMGKITTSMTINGPAAIAVAQYIAAAEKKGIPRAQLGGTIQADILKEYIAQKEWIFPPRPHMRVIVDMIQFCTAQMPKWNTISISGYHIREAGSTAAQELAFTLADGFAYVEACMAAGMDVDSFAPRLSFFFNSHIDFFEEIAKFRAARRIYARRMRDRYGAKNPKSWQLRFHTQTAGCSATAQQPENNIVRVAYEAMAAVLGGTQSLHTNSMDEVLALPTEKSVEIALRTQQVLAYETNVTNVADPLGGSYFVEALTDEMERQAEAYFAQIEEYGGVVEAIEAGFFQKEIAEASYRYQRSIEAKDRVIVGVNAFARDEKPGDMDLLKITEEVERAQARSVQDVRAKRDAGTVQSSLERLQRACRDPKDNLMPHLIDCVNAYCTEGEITEAMVQVYGRYTERSVF from the coding sequence GTGGCGAAGATAATCGACCGCGCCAGCGGCCTTGGCGCACCGACTACACCCGAATTCGAGGCACAGCAGCAGGCTTGGGAGGTTTCCGCTTCCGTTGGAAAGCCGCGCGTTGGCCCCGGATCCGGGGCGACCGACCGCACGATTTCCGACGTGCCGTTGAAGGCGGTGTATGGCCCGCAGGACGTGGCTCACTTGGATTTGGCCCGAGACCTCGCCTATCCGGGGCAGTACCCGTACACGCGGGGCATCCACGCCAACGGCTACCGCGACCGCCTCTGGACCATGCGCCAATTCGCGGGGTTCGGAAACGCTAAACAGACCAACGAGCGATATCATTTCCTACTCTCTCAGGGGCAGATGGGGCTCTCGGTGGCGTTCGATATGCCCACCTTGATGGGCTACGATTCGGACGCGCCGCAATCGCGCGGCGAGGTGGGCCGCTGCGGCGTGGCCATCGATTCGCTCGCCGATATGGAGGTGCTGTTCGACGGCATCGACATGGGCAAGATCACCACCTCGATGACGATCAACGGCCCGGCGGCTATCGCCGTCGCGCAATACATCGCGGCGGCCGAAAAGAAGGGCATCCCGCGGGCGCAACTCGGCGGAACGATTCAGGCCGACATCCTCAAAGAGTATATCGCGCAGAAAGAGTGGATCTTCCCGCCGCGTCCGCACATGCGCGTGATCGTCGATATGATCCAATTCTGCACCGCGCAGATGCCGAAGTGGAATACGATTTCGATCTCGGGCTATCACATTCGCGAGGCGGGCTCGACCGCGGCGCAAGAACTGGCCTTTACGCTCGCCGATGGGTTCGCGTATGTCGAGGCGTGCATGGCGGCGGGCATGGATGTCGATTCGTTTGCTCCGCGGCTGTCGTTTTTCTTCAATTCGCACATTGACTTTTTCGAGGAGATCGCGAAGTTTCGAGCCGCTCGCCGCATCTACGCGCGACGGATGCGCGACCGATACGGCGCCAAGAATCCAAAATCGTGGCAACTGCGCTTTCATACGCAGACGGCGGGTTGTAGCGCGACCGCGCAGCAGCCCGAGAACAACATCGTCCGCGTAGCGTACGAAGCGATGGCGGCGGTTCTGGGTGGGACGCAATCCCTTCACACCAACTCGATGGACGAAGTGCTCGCGCTGCCGACCGAAAAATCGGTCGAGATCGCGCTGCGCACGCAACAGGTGTTGGCCTACGAGACCAACGTCACCAACGTGGCCGACCCGCTCGGCGGATCGTATTTCGTCGAGGCGCTCACCGACGAGATGGAGCGCCAAGCCGAGGCCTACTTCGCACAGATCGAGGAGTACGGCGGCGTCGTCGAAGCGATCGAGGCCGGATTCTTCCAGAAAGAAATCGCCGAGGCGTCGTACCGCTACCAGCGTTCGATCGAGGCGAAGGATCGAGTTATCGTCGGCGTCAACGCCTTCGCACGCGACGAGAAGCCGGGCGACATGGACTTGCTCAAAATTACCGAGGAAGTCGAGCGCGCGCAGGCCCGTTCGGTGCAGGACGTCCGCGCGAAGCGCGATGCGGGCACGGTGCAATCTTCGCTGGAACGCCTGCAACGCGCGTGTCGCGATCCGAAGGACAACCTGATGCCGCACTTGATCGACTGCGTCAACGCGTATTGCACCGAGGGCGAAATTACCGAAGCGATGGTGCAAGTGTACGGGCGCTACACGGAACGGTCGGTGTTTTAA